In Macrobrachium nipponense isolate FS-2020 chromosome 36, ASM1510439v2, whole genome shotgun sequence, a genomic segment contains:
- the LOC135203390 gene encoding uncharacterized protein LOC135203390 has translation MSDSKFAEDPIQQLWTLESVGIVDQDMSPEDKFVLEEFKNSISMVEGRYEIIKEQLSLGFIETVPEEDQNRTNVHYLPHLPVIKDSTTTPIRIVFDASARMDKQAPSLNDCLYSGPSLTSHLTDLLLKFRLDPFAVSADISKAFLRVGLQPRDRDYTRFIWLKDLNNEKDLQAYRFRSVLFGATCSPFLLSQLATSL, from the exons ATGTCTGATAGCAAATTTGCTGAAGACCCCATCCAACAGCTTTGGACCCTAGAATCAGTCGGAATCGTTGATCAAGATATGTCACCTGAGGATAAATTTGTActggaagaattcaagaattccaTCAGTATGGTTGAAGGACGATATGAG ATCATCAAAGAACAACTATCTCTCGGCTTCATTGAAACAGTGCCAGAAGAAGACCAAAACCGGACAAATGTCCATTATTTACCCCATTTACCTGTGATTAAGGATTCAACTACAACGCCCATTCGTATTGTATTTGATGCAAGTGCCCGGATGGACAAGCAGGCCCCTAGCCTGAATGATTGCTTATACTCTGGCCCATCCTTGACTAGTCATTTAACTGACTTGTTGTTGAAATTCCGTCTCGACCCATTTGCGGTATCGGCAGACATCAGCAAAGCCTTCTTACGGGTAGGTCTCCAACCTAGGGATCGTGATTATacacgtttcatttggctaaaagaTCTTAACAATGAAAAGGACCTTCAAGCCTATAGGTTTAGATCAGTTCTCTTTGGAGCCACCTGCTCGCCCTTTTTACTCAGTCAACTtgcaacatcactttga
- the LOC135203391 gene encoding major facilitator superfamily domain-containing protein 6-like, translating to MSLNKRKMFIEHVKGFAKDFINPRLLILKCTYFFLLSAIVLIYPQLTIHQKTLGLDEYQTGTIASVISVSTIFFPFIGGFVGDKVGNYRILMATVSIITGGIALFFPWVPSAKAEMPISNFSDATSSNFSFEVNSSYQGNSTIENDDNQLEWTFWIYLCVRTSYGIFNGITFVFFDAAVMANAQDSNVNFGYQRAWGTVGALISSYVGGVIVEQTGSFNEIFYVSTALQVIAGLLMLGVNIDFKMPAISLTRKIFQLLFRAEPLFLFGSLFVAGMFTGYFETFMFRYLHELGASEALLGLTVTVGAPFEFIMTLVTCNFAKSFGYVPLITFGLVAHGVEFLGFCFLQNPWWVLPLEAIGSAANGFLLTASMTYLSVLFPTETIASFRGLHTMVHYGLG from the exons ATGTCTTTgaataagagaaaaatgtttaTTGAACACGTCAAAGGGTTTGCCAAAGACTTCATCAATCCTCGATTACTTATCCTGAAATGTACttacttctttttattatcaG CTATTGTGTTGATATATCCGCAGTTAACAATTCATCAAAAAACCCTCGGGCTTGACGAATACCAGACTGGTACAATTGCCTCCGTTATTTCGGTCTCCACCATTTTCTTCCCATTCATTGGTGGCTTCGTTGGGGATAAAGTTGGTAACTACAGA ATCCTGATGGCTACTGTTTCTATAATAACAGGAGGGATTGCCTTGTTTTTTCCATGGGTTCCATCAGCTAAAGCTGAGATGCCGATTTCGAATTTCTCTGATGCAACATCATCAAACTTTTCCTTTGAGGTCAATAGCTCATATCAAGGCAACTCAACGATCGAGAATGATGATAATCAGCTGGAATGGACATTTTGGATATACCTTTGCGTTCGCACTTCTTATGG GATATTTAACGGAATAACGTTCGTCTTCTTTGATGCTGCTGTGATGGCTAATGCCCAAGATTCAAATGTCAACTTTGGCTACCAAAGGGCATGGGGGACAGTGGGTGCCCTCATCAGCTCTTATGTGGGTGGGGTTATTGTGGAACAGACAGGAAGCTTCAA TGAAATTTTCTACGTCTCGACTGCACTGCAAGTAATTGCGGGACTGTTAATGCTTGGCGTTAATATTGACTTCAAGATGCCTGCTATCTCACTCACTAGAAAGATTTTCCAGCTCTTGTTCAGGGCAGAGCCTCTCTTCCTCTTTGGGTCTTTGTTTGTGGCAG GGATGTTTACAGGATACTTTGAAACTTTTATGTTCCGGTACCTGCATGAATTGGGAGCTAGTGAAGCGCTCCTTGGCCTGACAGTCACTGTAGGGGCACCCTTCGAGTTCATTATGACCCTGGTTACTTGCAATTTTGCAAAGTCATTTGGATATGTCCCTCTTATAACGTTTGGTCTAGTGGCACATGGAGTAGAGTTTCTTG GTTTCTGCTTTCTTCAAAACCCTTGGTGGGTTCTACCACTTGAGGCCATAGGATCTGCAGCAAATGGATTCCTCTTGACAGCATCTATGACGTACCTTTCAGTTCTGTTCCCTACAGAAACCATTGCCTCCTTTAGAGGGCTCCACACAATGGTACATTATGGCTTAGGTTAG
- the LOC135203387 gene encoding uncharacterized protein LOC135203387, with amino-acid sequence MWPEQADVSTCYPPETPEEVLTTVVSEEATCPIEIRRFASLPKLINVTKLVIKFTRLLKRTIGNRKTKNSGPVNSENVEVQNSEALRILIGFTQSQRSRHNLQGERRILDTKTETVCQEDENEVSLCNRLEGPALRRPPPPPLPACRVNSLRPFEVTGVDLTGQILICNPATKELDKVYIVVFTCTSTRACHLEVVKDLTSTTFLNSFRRFTARRSCPRRMISDNATNFKTGSSLIQSLYDDTDVQSTLTRENCKWTFITPRAPHQGGFYERMVGSVKSALKKAIFKKRINSDELNTIVTEIERRINNRPLTYVDATSPDTVDALTPSHLLTVEKEYLQSLRDRHYFNGDPTQPFQTKIKVGDVVLLHNETPRCMWKLARVIQLMPSSDGTGQSCEKLQTSNGETTRSVDKLYPLEVSKPEDMYTVEAAEKNLGDSQNAEGYQAEERPKRRAATNSRRFLQQLINDEAV; translated from the exons ATGTGGCCAGAACAGGCAGATGTATCTACATGCTACCCACCTGAAACACCTGAAGAAGTTTTAACTACAGTTGTCAGTGAAGAAGCTACTTGTCCCATAGAGATCCGTAGGTTCGCTTCCCTTCCTAAACTTATAAATGTCACTAAGCTAGTAATTAAGTTCACTAGGCTCCTTAAACGTACCATTGGGAATCGTAAAACTAAGAACTCGGGACCCGTAAACTCTGAAAATGTCGAAGTACAGAACTCAGAAGCATTACGAATTCTTATTGGCTTCACACAGAGTCA GCGTTCAAGACACAATTTGCAAGGTGAGAGAAGAATACTGGATACCAAGACTGAGACAGTGtgtcaagaagatgaaaacgAAGTGTCACTATGTAACCGTCTGGAAGGACCTGCATTGCGCAGGCCTCCTCCGCCACCTCTACCGGCTTGCAGAGTGAACAGTCTCCGGCCATTTGAGGTGACCGGAGTAGATTTGACTGGACAAATTCTTATCTGTAATCCAGCCACTAAAGAACTAGACAAGGTTTACATAGTCGTATTCACTTGTACCTCAACACGAGCTTGTCACCTGGAAGTGGTAAAAGACTTAACCAGCACTACTTTTCTCAATTCCTTCAGGCGATTCACTGCACGAAGATCTTGCCCTCGTCGAATGATTTCTGACAACGCCACTAACTTCAAAACTGGTTCTTCCTTGATTCAGTCCTTGTATGATGACACTGACGTACAGTCCACACTGACTAGGGAAAATTGTAAATGGACATTCATCACACCTAGGGCACCCCATCAAGGAGGCTTCTATGAGAGGATGGTTGGCAGTGTGAAATCAGCACTAAAGAAAGCTATATTCAAGAAGAGGATTAATTCTGACGAACTGAATACCATTGTCACTGAGATAGAGCGTCGTATTAACAATAGACCTCTTACATATGTGGATGCTACATCTCCAGATACCGTCGATGCCCTTACCCCTTCTCACCTGTT AACAGTGGAGAAGGAATACTTGCAGTCCCTGAGAGATAGACACTATTTCAACGGGGATCCAACCCAACCGTTCCAAACCAAGATTAAAGTAGGAGATGTGGTGTTATTGCATAATGAAACCCCTCGTTGCATGTGGAAATTGGCAAGGGTCATTCAGCTGATGCCCAGCTCTGATGGGACTGGTCAGAGTTGTGAAAAGCTACAGACCAGCAATGGAGAGACAACTAGGTCAGTTGACAAACTTTACCCGCTGGAGGTCTCTAAGCcagaggatatgtatactgtagaAGCTGCGGAGAAAAATTTAGGAGACAGTCAAAATGCTGAAGGCTATCAAGCAGAAGAGAGACCGAAGAGAAGAGCCGCCACCAACTCGAGGCGATTCTTACAGCAGTTGATTAATGATGAAGCTGTTTAA